A genome region from Chloroflexota bacterium includes the following:
- the mftG gene encoding mycofactocin system GMC family oxidoreductase MftG, which yields MKYDHIILGAGSAGAILAARLSEDPQRSVLLVEAGPDYASVEQLPDEVKWGYATGTEVTTASHNWEYVGRGTATAQSVPIPRGKVTGGSSAINGQVFLRGVPEDYNLWAQWGNDAWDYECCIDGFKKLEADLDFGGQEHHGADGPIRARRFKPDDWLPDQRAFYQACLDAGFADVPDHNEPNATGVGPIPLNNPDGIRWSTAIGYLMPARHRLNLTVRARCTVQRLLFEGKRCVGVEVESGGERFTVYGEEIILSAGAIGSPQILMLSGVGPRDHLQEIGIPVLHDLPGVGQNLRDHPMIFVSCSVRPEYPQDPFAPHIQLMLRWTAEGSHLWNDLLMFMSSYATERPERGGDWRVSTGIRVHPVLNLAMSAGELRLQSADPTAKPLLDYRYLEDEFDRRRMREMIRLAARLFEHPAFREIITGRNEPTDQELADDDLLDQFIARDITTGQHSCGTCKMGPASDPLAVVDQYGTVHGLAGLRVVDASILPDCPRANTNVTTMMVGERIAEFIKRGT from the coding sequence ATGAAGTACGACCACATCATTCTCGGCGCGGGGTCGGCCGGCGCCATCCTGGCCGCCCGGCTGAGCGAGGATCCCCAGCGCTCAGTGCTGCTCGTCGAGGCCGGACCGGACTACGCCAGCGTCGAGCAGTTGCCCGACGAGGTGAAGTGGGGCTACGCGACGGGCACTGAGGTCACCACCGCATCTCACAATTGGGAGTACGTCGGACGGGGTACGGCCACCGCCCAGAGCGTCCCGATTCCGCGCGGCAAGGTGACTGGCGGATCGAGCGCCATCAACGGGCAGGTGTTCCTGCGCGGCGTCCCCGAGGACTACAACCTCTGGGCGCAGTGGGGCAACGACGCGTGGGACTACGAATGCTGCATCGACGGCTTCAAGAAGCTTGAGGCTGATCTCGACTTCGGGGGTCAGGAGCACCACGGGGCGGACGGTCCGATCCGCGCCCGCCGGTTCAAGCCCGACGACTGGCTGCCCGACCAGCGGGCCTTCTACCAGGCCTGCCTGGATGCCGGCTTTGCAGACGTCCCCGACCACAATGAGCCGAACGCCACCGGCGTCGGCCCGATTCCGCTGAACAACCCCGATGGCATCCGCTGGAGCACCGCCATCGGCTATCTGATGCCGGCCCGTCATCGTCTCAACCTCACGGTGCGGGCGCGGTGTACGGTGCAGCGGCTCCTCTTCGAGGGGAAGCGCTGCGTGGGCGTCGAGGTCGAGAGCGGCGGCGAGCGCTTCACCGTCTACGGCGAGGAGATCATCCTCAGCGCCGGCGCGATTGGCTCGCCCCAGATCCTGATGCTCTCGGGGGTTGGCCCGCGCGACCACCTCCAGGAGATCGGTATTCCGGTGCTGCACGACCTGCCGGGCGTCGGCCAGAATCTGCGCGATCATCCGATGATCTTCGTGTCCTGCAGCGTGCGGCCAGAGTACCCGCAAGATCCGTTCGCGCCGCACATCCAGTTGATGCTGCGCTGGACGGCGGAGGGCTCCCATCTCTGGAACGACCTGCTGATGTTCATGTCGTCCTACGCGACAGAGCGCCCGGAGCGCGGCGGCGACTGGCGGGTGTCCACGGGCATTCGGGTCCACCCGGTGTTGAACCTGGCGATGAGCGCCGGCGAGCTTCGGCTGCAGTCTGCCGATCCGACCGCGAAGCCGCTGCTGGACTACCGTTACCTGGAGGATGAGTTCGACCGCCGCCGCATGCGCGAGATGATCCGACTGGCTGCCCGCCTGTTCGAGCACCCGGCCTTCCGCGAGATCATCACGGGGCGGAACGAGCCAACCGACCAGGAGCTTGCCGACGACGACCTGCTGGACCAGTTCATCGCACGGGACATCACGACCGGGCAGCACTCCTGCGGCACCTGCAAGATGGGTCCGGCGTCAGACCCACTGGCGGTGGTCGATCAGTACGGCACGGTGCACGGACTTGCGGGGCTGCGGGTGGTCGACGCGTCGATCCTGCCGGACTGCCCCCGTGCCAACACCAACGTGACGACCATGATGGTCGGCGAACGCATCGCCGAGTTCATCAAGCGGGGAACTTAA
- a CDS encoding MurR/RpiR family transcriptional regulator, with product MTDASVTGRTLQEAVAAEFAGLAPKQQRVARFMAANEALIAYTSANEVARRLEVDPATVVRLARALGYAGYPDLQRQIRTRIPHHYPSIDAAGHDPDGSSPVERAIVQGQGNLQATLDATTAEQVERVVEMLAQARRVLVFGSGVASGLVMFLTSSLQTLGLPVDGEIGEGLNVVQRLSLLDERDLAMGVGFYRYPRQTVGALTEVRNAGVPSVAFTDSPLSPLAGVARVTLCAPVESISHRVSLVGPCALADALIAAYSSRHPDAVAASLRRLDARYRTARLLVNN from the coding sequence ATGACAGACGCCAGTGTGACGGGTCGGACGCTGCAAGAGGCCGTGGCGGCGGAGTTCGCGGGCCTCGCGCCAAAGCAGCAGCGAGTGGCCCGGTTCATGGCAGCCAACGAAGCGCTCATCGCCTACACGTCGGCGAACGAGGTCGCCCGCCGGCTGGAGGTCGATCCGGCCACCGTCGTGCGGTTGGCGCGCGCGCTCGGCTACGCTGGCTACCCGGATCTCCAGCGGCAGATCCGCACCCGCATTCCTCACCACTACCCGTCAATCGACGCGGCCGGTCACGATCCCGACGGCAGCAGCCCTGTGGAGCGGGCCATCGTGCAGGGGCAGGGCAACCTCCAGGCGACCCTCGACGCTACCACTGCCGAGCAGGTCGAGCGCGTCGTCGAGATGCTGGCCCAGGCTCGCCGCGTGCTCGTCTTCGGGAGCGGCGTCGCCAGCGGCCTCGTGATGTTCCTCACCAGCTCCCTTCAGACGCTCGGCCTGCCGGTCGACGGCGAGATCGGCGAGGGGCTGAACGTCGTTCAGCGGCTGTCGCTGCTGGATGAGCGCGATCTGGCGATGGGCGTCGGGTTCTATCGCTACCCCCGGCAGACCGTCGGGGCGCTCACGGAGGTCCGCAACGCCGGGGTTCCCAGCGTCGCTTTCACCGACAGCCCCCTGTCGCCGCTGGCCGGGGTCGCGCGGGTCACCCTGTGCGCGCCCGTCGAAAGCATCTCGCACCGCGTCTCGCTCGTCGGCCCGTGCGCGCTGGCCGATGCCCTGATCGCGGCCTACTCCTCGCGCCACCCGGACGCCGTCGCCGCGAGCTTGCGCCGCCTGGACGCGCGATACCGCACCGCCAGATTGCTGGTGAACAACTGA
- a CDS encoding zinc-binding dehydrogenase, which translates to MRAALYNGPRDITIGERPDPVIAAPTDAIVRVVLGCVCGSDLWYYRGESPHAQGSIGHEFIGIVEAVGSEVRGVAHGDLVIAPFTYCDGACPNCRAGVTSQCVNGGSFGNGQTDGGQGEAVRVPLADGTLVPVRGSGHADETLRSLLALTDVMCTGHHAAVSAGVKAGDVVAVVGDGAVGLCGIIAARRLGAERVIALSRNPARQALARSFGATEIVPERGDAAVETIREMTGGIGVDAAMECVGTGQSLATAMAVARPGSVVGVVGVPHGVDFPVMERVVFRNVGLRGGVAPARAYIPDLLDDVLTGRINPGRVFDFETDLDNVSEAYAAMDERRAIKSVVRVGAI; encoded by the coding sequence ATGCGAGCCGCTCTCTACAACGGCCCACGCGACATCACAATCGGCGAGCGGCCCGACCCGGTCATCGCCGCGCCAACCGACGCCATTGTCCGCGTCGTGCTCGGGTGCGTCTGCGGCTCCGACCTCTGGTACTATCGAGGGGAGTCCCCACACGCGCAAGGCTCGATCGGCCACGAGTTCATCGGCATCGTGGAGGCAGTCGGGTCCGAGGTGCGGGGCGTGGCGCACGGCGACCTCGTGATCGCCCCGTTCACCTACTGCGACGGCGCCTGCCCGAACTGCCGTGCCGGGGTCACCTCGCAGTGCGTCAACGGGGGTTCGTTCGGGAACGGCCAGACCGATGGCGGCCAGGGCGAGGCGGTGCGCGTTCCTCTCGCAGATGGAACCCTCGTCCCGGTACGCGGCTCCGGTCACGCCGACGAGACACTCCGCTCCCTCCTCGCGCTCACGGACGTCATGTGCACTGGCCACCACGCGGCCGTCAGTGCTGGCGTCAAGGCCGGGGACGTGGTTGCCGTGGTCGGGGACGGCGCGGTGGGCCTGTGCGGCATCATCGCGGCCCGCCGCCTGGGCGCCGAGCGTGTCATCGCCCTGAGCCGAAATCCGGCCCGCCAGGCGCTGGCCCGGTCGTTCGGGGCCACGGAGATCGTCCCCGAACGTGGCGATGCCGCCGTGGAAACGATCAGGGAGATGACCGGTGGGATCGGCGTCGACGCTGCGATGGAATGCGTCGGGACGGGCCAGTCGCTCGCCACGGCGATGGCGGTTGCTCGCCCCGGCTCCGTCGTCGGCGTGGTTGGGGTCCCCCACGGCGTCGACTTCCCGGTCATGGAGCGGGTCGTCTTCCGCAACGTCGGGCTGCGCGGTGGCGTCGCCCCGGCCCGGGCGTACATCCCCGACCTGCTCGACGATGTCCTGACGGGTCGCATCAACCCCGGCCGCGTCTTCGATTTCGAGACCGACCTCGACAACGTCTCGGAGGCGTACGCCGCCATGGACGAGCGCCGGGCGATCAAGTCGGTCGTTCGGGTGGGCGCGATCTAG
- a CDS encoding zinc-binding dehydrogenase: protein MSRHEPRQRLARDFGATDIVTERGDEGVARIKELTDGLGAHSVIEAVGSQEAMLQAIRATRPGGHVGYVGVSHGVELPGQELFFAEVHLFGGPAPVRRFLPELVDLVCSRKINPGRVFDFETDLDHIAEAYAVMDERRAIKSLVRVVAA, encoded by the coding sequence ATGAGCCGCCACGAGCCGCGCCAGCGGCTGGCCCGAGACTTCGGCGCGACCGACATCGTGACGGAGCGCGGCGACGAGGGCGTGGCCAGGATCAAGGAGTTGACCGACGGCCTCGGAGCGCACTCGGTGATCGAGGCGGTCGGGAGCCAGGAGGCGATGCTGCAGGCGATCCGCGCCACCCGCCCCGGCGGGCACGTTGGCTACGTCGGGGTCTCCCACGGGGTGGAGCTGCCGGGCCAGGAGCTGTTCTTCGCTGAGGTCCACCTGTTCGGCGGCCCGGCCCCGGTGCGGCGCTTCCTGCCGGAGCTGGTCGATCTGGTGTGCAGCCGAAAGATCAACCCCGGCCGCGTCTTCGACTTCGAGACCGACCTCGACCACATCGCGGAGGCGTACGCCGTCATGGACGAACGCCGCGCGATTAAGTCGCTGGTCAGGGTCGTGGCGGCTTGA
- a CDS encoding AraC family transcriptional regulator has product MNEGVATVSLHQQHREREARRAESNAAELIERIAHAVRDDGTADPLRGLRLYRQSSPTDRLHGVSTPSFCAIAQGSKEVYLGEDCFRYDPARYLLSTVALPVVGQVVEASMERPYLGLRLELEPALVGSVMVEAGLLASRGQASAKAFDVSPLDAGLLDAVVRLVRLIDSPAEARVLMPLVMREIVYRLLVGAQGDRLQHVTILGGTTTRIARAVERLRNDYDKPLRIESLASELGMSASGFHAQFKAVTAMSPLQFQKQIRLQEARRLMIGEDVDAARAGYRVGYDDASHFTREYKRLFGEPPMRDVQRLRATATAGADL; this is encoded by the coding sequence ATGAACGAAGGGGTCGCCACGGTGTCGTTGCACCAGCAGCATCGAGAGCGCGAGGCGCGTCGAGCGGAATCGAACGCGGCGGAGCTGATCGAGCGGATCGCACATGCTGTCCGCGACGATGGAACAGCAGATCCTCTGCGTGGGCTACGGCTCTATCGCCAGTCCTCGCCCACCGACCGGCTGCACGGCGTGTCCACCCCGTCCTTCTGTGCCATCGCCCAGGGCAGCAAGGAGGTGTATCTCGGCGAAGACTGCTTCCGGTACGACCCGGCCCGGTATCTGCTCTCGACGGTCGCCCTGCCCGTGGTCGGCCAGGTCGTCGAAGCGTCGATGGAACGGCCCTACCTCGGCCTGCGCCTCGAGCTCGAACCGGCACTGGTCGGCTCGGTCATGGTCGAGGCCGGCCTCCTGGCATCGCGCGGGCAGGCCAGCGCGAAAGCGTTCGATGTAAGCCCCCTGGATGCTGGACTGCTCGACGCCGTGGTGCGGCTCGTGAGGCTCATCGACTCGCCGGCCGAGGCGCGGGTGCTCATGCCGCTCGTCATGCGGGAGATCGTCTACCGGCTCCTCGTGGGCGCTCAGGGCGACCGGCTCCAACACGTGACGATCCTGGGCGGCACCACCACCCGCATCGCCAGGGCCGTCGAGCGGCTACGGAACGACTATGACAAGCCGCTCCGCATCGAGAGTCTCGCGAGCGAGCTCGGCATGAGCGCCTCGGGATTTCACGCCCAGTTCAAGGCGGTCACGGCGATGAGCCCCCTGCAGTTCCAGAAACAGATCCGGCTCCAGGAGGCCCGCCGCCTCATGATCGGCGAGGATGTGGACGCTGCACGCGCCGGCTACCGCGTGGGATACGACGACGCGTCGCACTTCACCCGAGAGTACAAGCGGCTGTTCGGGGAGCCGCCGATGCGGGATGTCCAACGCCTGCGAGCGACCGCCACGGCGGGCGCCGACCTTTAG
- a CDS encoding aldo/keto reductase encodes MQKRTLGSSGLEVSALGLGCMGMSQSYGPPPGDRQDMIAFIRAAVDRGVTFFDTAQSYGPFINEELVGEALAPVRDQVVIASKFGHYYGPNGERLGQNSQPEHIRRMTDGSLRRLGIETIDLYYQHRVDPNVPIEDVAGTVKDLIQAGKVRHFGMSEASARTIRRAHAVQPVTAVQSEYSLWWRRPEEEVLAACEELGIGFVPYSPLGKGVLTGTIDANTTFGSNDVRSTIPRFAPDLLKANLALVDLVSRIAHRKNATPAQIALAWLLAQKPWIVPIPGTRRLERLDENLGAVAVELTPENLRDIEAAAASITVQGARYPDYLEQETNR; translated from the coding sequence ATGCAGAAGCGTACACTTGGAAGCAGCGGCCTGGAAGTCTCGGCCCTCGGGCTCGGCTGCATGGGCATGAGTCAGAGTTACGGCCCGCCGCCCGGCGACCGGCAGGACATGATCGCCTTCATTCGAGCGGCCGTGGATCGCGGCGTCACGTTCTTCGACACCGCGCAGTCTTACGGCCCCTTCATCAACGAGGAGCTGGTCGGCGAGGCACTGGCCCCGGTCCGGGATCAGGTCGTCATCGCCAGCAAGTTCGGCCACTACTACGGCCCCAACGGTGAGCGGCTTGGCCAGAATAGCCAGCCAGAGCACATCAGGCGAATGACCGATGGCTCGCTGAGGCGGCTCGGGATCGAGACAATCGACCTCTACTACCAGCACCGCGTCGACCCGAACGTGCCGATTGAGGACGTGGCCGGGACGGTCAAAGACCTGATCCAGGCAGGGAAAGTCAGGCACTTCGGCATGTCCGAGGCGTCGGCACGGACGATCCGACGGGCCCATGCGGTGCAGCCGGTCACGGCGGTCCAGAGCGAGTACTCCCTCTGGTGGCGGCGCCCCGAAGAGGAAGTGCTCGCGGCCTGCGAAGAGCTCGGCATCGGCTTCGTCCCCTACAGCCCGCTGGGCAAGGGCGTCCTCACGGGCACCATCGACGCGAACACCACGTTCGGCAGCAACGATGTGCGGAGCACGATCCCGCGCTTCGCCCCAGACCTGCTGAAGGCGAACCTGGCGCTGGTCGATCTGGTCAGCCGGATCGCGCATCGGAAGAACGCAACGCCCGCCCAGATCGCGCTGGCCTGGCTGCTCGCCCAGAAGCCGTGGATCGTGCCGATTCCCGGCACCCGGCGGCTGGAGCGCCTGGACGAGAACCTCGGCGCAGTCGCGGTCGAGCTGACGCCCGAGAATCTCCGCGATATTGAGGCTGCGGCGGCCAGCATCACAGTGCAGGGAGCCCGGTACCCTGACTACCTGGAGCAGGAGACGAACCGTTGA
- a CDS encoding aldo/keto reductase, producing the protein MATQHTHGIGRRSFLLSAGSLAAVPMLGNLATPAARQAHAQAPGSTRQAAAEVTGRRKLGSLEVSSIGLGVQNMSRKYEMTVPYRPEMINIIRAAYDHGVTFFDTAEAYGPFECERILGEAIESFRNQVAITSKFGWDIDPDTGQRTGGLNSKPDHVKRAVEGSLTRLRTDRIDLLYQHRVDPEVPIEDVAGAVKDLMDQGKVLHWGLSEMGPGTLRRAHATLPVTAVQNEYSMLWRGPEQDVLPLCEELGIGFVPWSPLGVQFLTGAIDANTRFAPGDIRGVESRFSPENLPHNLGLVEVVKRWAEQKGATPAQIALAWLLAQKPWIVPIPGTTQMSHLLQNVGAADVTFAPSELAQLNADASAIQIRGQRLPDQVLVFSGIEAPPKP; encoded by the coding sequence ATGGCAACACAACATACACACGGAATCGGACGGCGCTCCTTCCTGTTGTCGGCGGGCAGCCTCGCCGCCGTACCGATGCTGGGAAACCTTGCCACGCCGGCTGCCAGGCAGGCCCATGCACAGGCGCCAGGATCGACCAGGCAAGCCGCCGCCGAGGTGACGGGACGCCGAAAGTTGGGCTCGCTGGAGGTCTCCAGCATCGGGCTCGGCGTTCAGAACATGAGCCGCAAGTACGAAATGACGGTGCCGTACCGCCCGGAGATGATCAACATCATCCGGGCAGCTTACGACCACGGCGTCACGTTCTTCGATACGGCCGAGGCGTACGGGCCTTTCGAGTGCGAGCGCATTCTCGGCGAAGCAATCGAGTCGTTCCGCAACCAGGTCGCCATCACGTCCAAATTCGGGTGGGACATCGACCCTGACACCGGTCAGCGGACTGGTGGCCTCAACAGCAAGCCGGACCACGTCAAGCGCGCGGTCGAAGGGTCGCTCACGCGCCTTCGCACCGACCGCATTGATCTCCTCTACCAGCACCGGGTCGATCCTGAAGTCCCGATCGAAGATGTAGCAGGCGCGGTGAAGGATCTGATGGACCAGGGCAAGGTCCTGCACTGGGGCCTCTCGGAGATGGGGCCAGGCACGCTCCGCCGGGCGCACGCCACGCTCCCGGTCACCGCCGTCCAGAACGAATACTCGATGCTGTGGCGCGGGCCCGAGCAGGATGTTCTCCCCCTCTGTGAGGAGCTAGGAATCGGCTTCGTCCCGTGGAGCCCGCTCGGTGTGCAGTTCCTCACCGGCGCCATCGACGCGAATACGCGGTTCGCCCCCGGTGACATCCGTGGCGTCGAGTCCCGCTTCTCGCCGGAGAACCTTCCGCACAACCTGGGACTCGTCGAGGTGGTCAAACGCTGGGCCGAGCAGAAGGGCGCCACTCCCGCCCAGATCGCGCTCGCCTGGCTGCTGGCGCAGAAGCCATGGATCGTGCCCATCCCTGGGACGACCCAGATGTCGCACTTGCTCCAGAACGTCGGCGCCGCCGACGTGACGTTCGCGCCGAGCGAACTCGCCCAGCTGAATGCAGATGCCTCAGCAATCCAGATACGTGGGCAGCGCCTACCTGATCAGGTGCTGGTCTTTTCTGGCATCGAGGCCCCTCCAAAGCCATGA
- a CDS encoding cupin domain-containing protein: MEISRNGTRPSTRGAAETFTGSVTVDPWYAPNTTTTSSGSLVSFAPGARSAWHTHPAGQVLIVQSGMGWVQEEGGEKIEVKPGDVIWTPPGVKHWHGAASTTAMSHIAITNAVDGRAVDWLEHVPDDQYLA; this comes from the coding sequence ATGGAGATCTCGCGCAACGGCACGCGGCCCTCGACCAGGGGGGCGGCCGAGACGTTCACCGGGTCCGTGACCGTCGATCCCTGGTACGCTCCGAATACGACCACGACCTCGTCAGGAAGCCTGGTCTCGTTCGCGCCGGGCGCCCGCTCGGCATGGCACACCCACCCGGCAGGCCAGGTCCTGATCGTCCAGTCCGGGATGGGCTGGGTGCAGGAGGAGGGCGGCGAGAAGATCGAGGTCAAGCCGGGCGACGTGATCTGGACACCACCAGGGGTGAAGCACTGGCATGGGGCCGCCTCCACCACCGCAATGAGCCACATCGCGATCACCAACGCGGTCGACGGCCGAGCCGTCGACTGGCTGGAGCATGTCCCCGACGATCAGTACCTCGCTTGA
- a CDS encoding SDR family oxidoreductase, with protein MTSFDGQVVIVTGAAAGIGLGIARAFHDAGASVVLGDVQQDALDRARARFSDLERLAFVPVDVRDAAAVAHLVATAEQVFGPPTIMIANAGVVPNASVLSMDVTAWDAAIETNLRGVFLSCQAAARSMVAHGTQGRIVTVSSIASHVGRLGASAYCASKAGVEIFTKVLAMELAEHRINVSAVAPGVVEIPERAAQPSTRRMNEEFRAALIEAIPLDRYGRVEEVAQAVLFLCSPGAAYITGAVVPIDGGMDTGWTHMPYSSI; from the coding sequence ATGACGAGCTTCGACGGGCAGGTGGTCATCGTGACCGGCGCTGCGGCCGGCATCGGTCTGGGTATTGCTCGGGCGTTTCACGACGCCGGAGCCAGCGTCGTCCTGGGCGACGTGCAGCAGGATGCACTCGACCGGGCCCGAGCAAGGTTCTCGGACCTGGAGCGGCTGGCGTTCGTTCCCGTCGATGTGCGCGATGCAGCCGCTGTGGCACATCTCGTCGCCACGGCAGAGCAGGTGTTCGGGCCGCCTACGATCATGATCGCGAACGCGGGTGTTGTTCCGAACGCCTCGGTCCTGAGCATGGACGTGACGGCATGGGACGCCGCGATCGAGACGAACCTGCGGGGCGTGTTCCTGTCCTGTCAGGCGGCGGCACGGAGCATGGTCGCGCACGGGACCCAGGGCCGGATCGTCACCGTCTCGTCGATTGCCAGCCATGTCGGACGCCTGGGCGCGTCGGCCTACTGCGCGTCGAAGGCGGGTGTCGAGATATTCACGAAGGTGCTGGCGATGGAGCTGGCCGAACATCGGATCAACGTCAGCGCGGTCGCGCCGGGCGTGGTCGAGATCCCAGAACGAGCCGCCCAACCGTCAACCCGGCGGATGAACGAGGAGTTTCGCGCCGCTCTCATCGAAGCTATCCCGTTGGACAGGTATGGCCGGGTCGAGGAGGTGGCCCAGGCGGTCCTCTTTCTGTGCTCCCCCGGCGCAGCGTACATCACCGGCGCGGTCGTACCCATCGATGGCGGCATGGATACGGGCTGGACGCACATGCCGTACAGCTCGATTTAG
- a CDS encoding aldo/keto reductase produces the protein MTERNPLVTLNNGVEMPALGLGVFQNPPAQTVGAVESAIGAGYRLIDTAAAYGNEPEVGEGIRRSGIDRSEMFIETKVWITDYGYDDALHAFDKSARKLGVEQIDLLLLHQPLSSAFDRTLDAYRALEKLLADGEVRAIGVSNFMPERLERLLSEASVVPAVNQIELHPYFQQTALQRLHAEHGILTQAWSPIGGITSYRGGEVSTFDDPTLFEIGRLHGKSAAQVMLRWHLQAGRSAIPKSVKPARIAENFDVFDFELSGDQIAAIDALDTGVRGGPDPDSITLEKYGFEIPEA, from the coding sequence ATGACCGAGAGGAATCCCCTCGTTACCCTGAACAACGGCGTCGAGATGCCGGCCCTCGGGCTCGGCGTCTTCCAGAATCCCCCCGCACAGACCGTGGGCGCGGTCGAATCGGCGATCGGCGCGGGCTACCGGCTGATCGACACCGCCGCCGCGTACGGCAACGAGCCTGAGGTGGGCGAGGGGATCCGGCGCAGCGGCATCGACCGCTCCGAGATGTTCATCGAGACGAAGGTCTGGATCACCGACTACGGCTACGACGACGCCCTGCACGCGTTCGACAAGAGCGCCCGGAAGCTGGGCGTCGAGCAAATCGACCTGCTGCTCCTGCATCAGCCGCTGTCGTCGGCCTTCGACCGCACCCTCGACGCCTACCGGGCACTGGAGAAGCTGCTCGCCGACGGCGAGGTCCGCGCCATCGGCGTGAGCAACTTCATGCCCGAGCGGTTGGAGCGTCTGCTGAGCGAGGCGTCCGTCGTGCCCGCCGTGAACCAGATCGAGCTTCATCCCTACTTCCAGCAGACCGCGCTGCAGCGACTGCACGCCGAGCACGGCATCCTGACGCAGGCCTGGTCGCCCATCGGCGGCATCACGTCGTACCGGGGCGGTGAGGTGAGCACCTTCGACGACCCGACGCTGTTTGAGATCGGCCGTCTGCACGGCAAATCGGCCGCCCAGGTGATGCTGCGCTGGCACCTGCAAGCGGGGCGCTCCGCGATCCCAAAGTCGGTCAAGCCGGCCCGCATCGCGGAGAACTTCGACGTTTTCGACTTCGAACTCTCCGGCGACCAGATCGCCGCGATCGACGCGCTCGACACGGGCGTGCGCGGCGGACCGGACCCCGACAGCATCACCCTCGAGAAATACGGCTTTGAGATCCCCGAGGCGTGA
- a CDS encoding carboxymuconolactone decarboxylase family protein has protein sequence MDMQRNQVGASTETSDICAVAPALERYLQRTLFGDLWTRPDLSARDRSIVTVSALIARNQTIELPTYVNLALDNGVTPRQLSEIITHLAFYSGWANATSAVAVAKDIFAQRGIGADQLPPAAPRLLPLDQAAEAQRAASVEQGAGPVSPGLVLFTGDVLFKDLWLRPDLAPRDRSLVTVSALVTAGQVGQITFHLGRAMDNGLTKQEASEVLAHLAFYAGWPNAFSSVPAFKGVFDSRSNA, from the coding sequence ATGGACATGCAGCGCAATCAGGTCGGAGCCTCGACGGAGACCAGCGACATTTGCGCGGTGGCTCCGGCCCTTGAGCGGTACCTGCAGAGGACGCTGTTCGGCGATCTCTGGACTCGACCCGACCTGTCGGCGCGGGACCGGAGCATCGTGACGGTGTCGGCGCTGATCGCGCGCAATCAGACCATCGAGCTGCCGACCTACGTGAACCTGGCGCTCGACAACGGCGTGACGCCGCGACAGCTCTCCGAGATCATCACGCACCTCGCCTTCTACTCGGGCTGGGCCAACGCGACTTCGGCGGTCGCGGTCGCCAAGGACATCTTCGCCCAGCGCGGGATCGGGGCGGATCAGCTTCCCCCAGCCGCGCCCCGGCTTCTGCCACTCGATCAGGCGGCCGAGGCCCAGCGCGCGGCGTCGGTCGAGCAGGGCGCCGGCCCGGTGTCGCCGGGGCTCGTGCTGTTTACCGGAGACGTGCTGTTCAAGGACCTGTGGCTGCGCCCTGACCTCGCGCCTCGCGACCGGAGCCTGGTGACCGTCAGCGCGCTGGTCACCGCCGGCCAGGTGGGCCAAATCACGTTTCACCTTGGCCGGGCGATGGACAACGGCCTGACGAAGCAAGAGGCGTCCGAGGTACTGGCGCACCTGGCGTTCTACGCTGGCTGGCCGAACGCGTTCTCGTCGGTGCCAGCCTTCAAGGGCGTCTTCGACAGTCGGTCGAATGCCTGA
- a CDS encoding dihydrofolate reductase family protein, with the protein MRPLRYAINITLDGCCDHRAGLPDEESHRFWAERLAQADALLFGRVTYDMMESAWRLPATGVWPEWMADWMHPFAQTINAAKKYVVSSTLERVDWNAELVRGDLGQAVQQLKEESGDGLFVGGVTLPRALAELGLIDEYEFVVQPRLAGHGPTIFAGLSTYLDLRLTNRQVFASGSVALRYEPKR; encoded by the coding sequence ATGCGGCCTCTGCGGTACGCCATCAACATCACCCTGGACGGGTGTTGCGATCATCGAGCGGGCCTGCCAGACGAGGAGTCGCATCGCTTCTGGGCCGAGCGGCTCGCGCAGGCCGATGCGCTCCTCTTCGGCCGGGTCACCTACGACATGATGGAGTCAGCGTGGCGGCTGCCGGCGACGGGCGTGTGGCCGGAGTGGATGGCCGACTGGATGCACCCGTTCGCCCAGACCATCAACGCCGCGAAGAAGTACGTCGTGTCGAGCACCCTGGAGCGGGTCGATTGGAATGCCGAGCTGGTGCGCGGGGATCTCGGGCAGGCCGTTCAACAGCTCAAGGAAGAGTCGGGCGACGGGCTGTTCGTGGGAGGCGTCACGCTGCCACGTGCGTTGGCGGAGCTTGGGCTGATCGACGAGTATGAGTTCGTCGTGCAGCCGAGACTCGCCGGCCACGGGCCGACGATCTTCGCGGGCCTGTCGACATACCTCGATCTCAGGCTCACGAACCGGCAGGTGTTCGCTTCGGGGTCCGTCGCGCTGCGCTACGAGCCGAAGAGGTAG